Proteins encoded in a region of the Saccharothrix ecbatanensis genome:
- a CDS encoding glycosyl hydrolase has protein sequence MRSAFVAAILLTALAPPLPAAAADTWLEAETGVLNGTVVESSLAGYSGTGYVAGFDQGSDSVTITIPDSPGGLHDLAIRYATPYGAKTASLSLNGSGLGDVSFPENPTFTTIPAGKVLLRSGDNTVTVTNNWGWYLIDAIKVTPSAPRPPHQVTGELTDPAATAEAKGLMRYLTDNYGKNILSGQQDQASIDWVEQNIGKAPAVDGYDLMDYSPSRVERGTTGRDVDHALAYDARGGIITMVWHWNAPSGLIDQPGKEWWRGFYTSATTFDLAAALADTSSTDYKLLIRDMDAIAVELKRLADAKVPVLFRPLHEAEGGWFWWGAKGSGPAKQLWRILHDRLVGHHGLHNLIWVWNSISPDWYPGDDVVDVVSADVYLPQGDHSAAVGQYDRLVQLGGDEKLVALGEVGSIPDPDLVRAYEARWSWFVTWSGSFIQDGVTNPRDFVQRVYNHANVITLDELPEFKDPGTQPEPTDGCAATFRVTNQWDSGYQAEVTVKNQKTTAITGWQVTWTLAAGQGIQNAWNTTLSTSGSTVTAKNASWNGTVKPGESASFGFIGTGTPSAAALACTTA, from the coding sequence GTGCGCTCTGCGTTTGTGGCCGCGATACTCCTGACGGCCTTGGCGCCACCGCTGCCGGCTGCGGCAGCCGATACCTGGCTCGAAGCCGAGACGGGTGTCCTGAATGGCACTGTGGTCGAGTCGAGCCTGGCGGGTTACTCCGGCACGGGATACGTGGCCGGATTCGACCAGGGTTCCGACTCGGTCACCATCACCATCCCGGACAGTCCCGGTGGATTGCACGACCTGGCCATTCGTTACGCCACCCCGTACGGTGCGAAGACTGCCTCGTTGTCGCTCAACGGCAGCGGTCTGGGTGACGTCTCGTTCCCCGAGAACCCGACGTTCACCACTATTCCCGCGGGCAAGGTGCTGCTGCGATCGGGTGACAACACGGTCACCGTGACCAACAACTGGGGTTGGTACCTGATCGACGCGATCAAGGTGACCCCCAGCGCGCCGCGACCGCCGCACCAGGTGACCGGCGAGCTGACCGACCCGGCCGCGACCGCGGAGGCCAAGGGCCTGATGCGGTACCTGACCGACAACTACGGCAAGAACATCTTGTCGGGACAACAGGATCAGGCGAGCATCGACTGGGTGGAGCAGAACATCGGCAAGGCGCCCGCGGTGGATGGCTACGACCTGATGGACTACTCGCCCAGCCGGGTCGAGCGCGGCACGACGGGTCGGGACGTGGACCACGCCCTGGCCTACGACGCCCGCGGCGGCATCATCACGATGGTGTGGCACTGGAACGCGCCGTCCGGCCTGATCGACCAGCCGGGCAAGGAGTGGTGGCGCGGCTTCTACACCTCCGCGACCACGTTCGACTTGGCCGCGGCACTGGCCGACACGTCCTCGACCGACTACAAGCTGTTGATCCGTGACATGGACGCGATCGCCGTGGAGCTCAAGCGGCTCGCGGACGCGAAGGTGCCGGTGCTGTTCCGGCCGTTGCATGAGGCCGAGGGCGGTTGGTTCTGGTGGGGCGCCAAGGGTTCCGGTCCGGCCAAGCAGTTGTGGCGGATCCTGCACGACCGGCTGGTCGGGCACCACGGGCTGCACAACCTGATCTGGGTGTGGAACTCGATCTCGCCGGACTGGTACCCCGGTGACGACGTGGTCGACGTGGTGAGCGCCGACGTCTACCTGCCGCAGGGCGACCACAGCGCGGCCGTGGGTCAGTACGACCGGTTGGTGCAGTTGGGCGGCGACGAGAAGTTGGTCGCGCTGGGCGAGGTCGGCTCCATCCCCGACCCCGACCTGGTCCGGGCCTACGAGGCTCGCTGGTCCTGGTTCGTCACTTGGAGCGGCTCGTTCATCCAGGACGGCGTGACCAACCCGCGCGACTTCGTGCAGCGCGTCTACAACCACGCCAACGTGATCACGCTGGACGAGCTGCCCGAGTTCAAGGACCCGGGTACCCAGCCGGAGCCCACGGACGGCTGTGCCGCGACCTTCCGCGTGACCAACCAGTGGGACAGCGGGTACCAGGCCGAGGTCACCGTGAAGAACCAGAAGACCACGGCCATCACCGGCTGGCAGGTCACCTGGACGCTCGCCGCCGGCCAGGGAATCCAGAACGCCTGGAACACCACCCTGTCCACCTCCGGCTCGACCGTGACGGCGAAGAACGCGTCCTGGAACGGGACCGTGAAGCCGGGGGAGAGCGCCTCGTTCGGCTTCATCGGCACCGGCACGCCGTCAGCGGCCGCGTTGGCCTGCACCACCGCCTGA
- a CDS encoding glycoside hydrolase family 6 protein: MPGVVPDQDQWQGGFGANVTVTNLGDAISGGWTLEWDFAAGQTVQQGWSGDFSQSGSRVTVRNSSWSANLGTGASATPGFNGTWNGSNPVPTQFKLNGTVCTGSVDTTTTTTTTTSSTTTTTTTTSGTNPGPRVDNPYVGAGVYVNPQWSRQAAAESGGSRIANQPTGVWMDRTSAITGNGSPTTGSMGLVDHLNEAEKQRAARADGQLVFQVVIYNLPGRDCAALASNGELKADEIGRYKTEYIDKIAEIVARPEYSKLRVVSVIEIDSLPNLVTNVSPRVTATPECDTMKQNGNYIEGVSYALGKLGAISNVYNYIDAGHHGWIGWGDTDPQYDNFYASAKLFATLLGKNGATKDKIHGFITNTANYSPLEEPFWKVDDNVGGKPVKESVKWVDWNDFNGEVGFATAFRTELVKQGFDSGIGMLIDTSRNGWGGPNRPTAKSTSGDPTTYVNESRIDRRHQKGNWCNQSGAGLGERPKAAPKPGIDAYVWIKPPGESDGSSTLIPNDEGKGFDRMCDPTYTGNIRNGNNMSGALPNAPLSGHWFSAQFQELMRNAYPAL; encoded by the coding sequence TTGCCGGGTGTCGTACCAGATCAAGACCAGTGGCAAGGGGGATTCGGCGCCAACGTCACGGTTACCAACCTCGGTGACGCCATCTCCGGCGGTTGGACGCTGGAGTGGGACTTCGCCGCCGGCCAGACGGTCCAGCAGGGTTGGAGCGGCGACTTCTCCCAGTCCGGGAGCCGCGTGACGGTCCGCAACTCCTCCTGGAGCGCCAACCTGGGCACCGGCGCGTCGGCGACGCCGGGCTTCAACGGCACGTGGAACGGGTCCAACCCGGTGCCCACGCAGTTCAAGCTGAACGGCACGGTGTGCACGGGGTCGGTCGACACGACGACCACGACCACGACCACCACCAGCAGCACGACGACCACAACGACGACCACCAGCGGCACCAACCCAGGTCCGAGGGTCGACAACCCGTACGTCGGAGCCGGCGTGTACGTGAACCCGCAGTGGTCGCGTCAGGCGGCTGCGGAGTCGGGTGGTTCGCGCATCGCGAACCAGCCGACCGGTGTGTGGATGGACCGGACCAGCGCGATCACCGGAAACGGCTCGCCGACCACCGGCTCCATGGGTCTGGTCGATCACCTGAACGAGGCCGAGAAGCAGCGCGCGGCGCGTGCGGACGGCCAGTTGGTCTTCCAGGTCGTCATCTACAACCTGCCCGGCCGCGACTGCGCCGCGCTGGCCTCCAACGGTGAGCTGAAGGCCGACGAGATCGGTCGCTACAAGACCGAGTACATCGACAAGATCGCCGAGATCGTGGCCCGGCCGGAGTACTCCAAGCTGCGCGTCGTCTCGGTGATCGAGATCGACTCGCTGCCGAACCTGGTCACCAACGTCTCGCCGCGCGTCACCGCGACGCCGGAGTGCGACACGATGAAGCAGAACGGCAACTACATCGAGGGCGTGTCCTACGCCCTGGGCAAGCTCGGTGCGATCTCGAACGTCTACAACTACATCGACGCCGGCCACCACGGCTGGATCGGCTGGGGCGACACGGATCCCCAGTACGACAACTTCTACGCCTCGGCGAAGCTGTTCGCGACGCTGCTGGGCAAGAACGGCGCCACCAAGGACAAGATCCACGGCTTCATCACCAACACGGCGAACTACTCCCCGCTGGAGGAGCCGTTCTGGAAGGTGGATGACAACGTCGGCGGCAAGCCGGTGAAGGAATCGGTGAAGTGGGTCGACTGGAACGACTTCAACGGTGAGGTGGGCTTCGCCACCGCGTTCCGCACCGAGCTGGTGAAGCAGGGCTTCGACAGCGGTATCGGCATGCTGATCGACACCTCGCGCAACGGCTGGGGCGGCCCGAACCGGCCCACCGCCAAGTCGACCTCGGGCGACCCGACCACCTACGTGAACGAGTCGCGCATCGACCGCCGTCACCAGAAGGGCAACTGGTGCAACCAGTCCGGCGCCGGTCTGGGCGAGCGTCCGAAGGCCGCTCCCAAGCCGGGTATCGACGCCTACGTCTGGATCAAGCCGCCGGGCGAGTCCGACGGCTCCAGCACCCTCATCCCCAACGACGAGGGCAAGGGCTTCGACCGCATGTGCGACCCGACCTACACCGGCAACATCCGCAACGGCAACAACATGTCCGGCGCGCTGCCCAACGCCCCGCTGTCGGGCCACTGGTTCTCGGCCCAGTTCCAGGAGCTCATGCGCAACGCCTACCCGGCGCTGTGA
- a CDS encoding GlxA family transcriptional regulator — translation MPTSAGALRVAVYAFDGVTMFHLSVPQLVFDEVTRQGLGDWTTVLFSDRAGSIRTAEGHPIGEVLGPAAAEEADIVVVPSWFEDDRVAGPALQRTLTKAHGRGATIAGLCLGAVAVADAGLLSRRTAVTHWQAADMLAARHRDIDVDASALYIDHGDVLTSAGTASAIDACLHLVRGRLGAAAANRVARSLVVAPHREGGQAQYIERPLSPQSVNDPIAVVSEWALRHLAEPLPVERLAGVAHLSRRTFIRAFQASTGITPAAWVRRQRLDEARRLLESTDLPIDQVAATCGFGSTVTMRQLFAAAFDTSPSEYRRRFDARTADSSAS, via the coding sequence GTGCCAACCTCCGCAGGAGCCCTGCGCGTCGCCGTCTACGCCTTCGACGGCGTCACGATGTTCCACCTGTCCGTGCCTCAGCTCGTCTTCGACGAGGTCACGCGGCAGGGCTTGGGCGACTGGACGACGGTGCTCTTCTCCGACCGCGCCGGGTCGATCCGCACCGCCGAGGGTCACCCGATCGGCGAAGTGCTGGGCCCCGCGGCGGCTGAGGAGGCCGACATCGTGGTCGTCCCCTCCTGGTTCGAGGACGATCGCGTCGCCGGCCCGGCATTGCAACGGACCTTGACGAAAGCCCACGGTCGTGGCGCCACGATCGCCGGGCTGTGCCTCGGGGCCGTCGCCGTCGCGGACGCGGGCCTGCTGTCGCGGCGCACCGCGGTGACCCACTGGCAGGCCGCCGACATGCTCGCCGCCCGCCACCGCGACATCGACGTGGACGCCTCCGCGTTGTACATCGACCACGGCGACGTGCTGACCTCCGCGGGCACCGCCTCGGCGATCGACGCCTGCCTGCACCTCGTGCGCGGCAGGCTCGGCGCCGCGGCGGCAAACCGGGTCGCACGCAGCCTCGTGGTGGCCCCGCACCGCGAAGGTGGGCAGGCGCAGTACATCGAACGGCCGCTGTCCCCTCAGTCGGTGAACGATCCGATCGCCGTCGTCAGCGAGTGGGCGTTGCGGCACCTGGCGGAACCCCTGCCGGTCGAGCGGCTGGCCGGTGTCGCACACCTGAGCCGACGCACCTTCATCCGGGCGTTCCAGGCCTCCACCGGCATCACCCCGGCGGCGTGGGTCAGGCGTCAGCGCCTCGACGAGGCCCGCCGGCTGCTGGAGTCGACGGACCTGCCGATCGACCAGGTCGCTGCCACCTGCGGCTTCGGCAGCACGGTCACCATGCGCCAGCTCTTCGCCGCGGCGTTCGACACCTCGCCGTCGGAGTACCGCCGACGGTTCGACGCCCGTACCGCGGACAGCAGCGCCTCGTAG
- a CDS encoding isochorismatase family protein codes for MTTPRRALVVIDVQQEYFGGPLEIQYPPHADSLPRIARAIDAATDAGIPVVAVQHSAGDGAPVFNPTQQGFQLHPEVASRRTDEWKSIVKQYGTVFAGTDLLAWLREREIDTVTLVGYMTNNCVLASAAEAETHGLAAEVLSDATGAISIANEAGFVDAKTVHTALMALFNSNFAAVTDTETWSDAAAAGRSLPKSDLGTSAVTGAQRASSTSR; via the coding sequence ATGACCACCCCGCGCCGCGCCCTCGTCGTCATCGACGTGCAGCAGGAGTACTTCGGCGGGCCGCTGGAGATCCAGTACCCGCCGCACGCCGACTCGCTGCCCCGGATCGCGCGGGCGATCGACGCGGCCACCGACGCGGGCATCCCCGTCGTCGCGGTACAGCACTCGGCGGGTGACGGCGCGCCCGTGTTCAATCCCACCCAGCAGGGTTTCCAGCTGCACCCGGAAGTCGCGAGCCGCCGCACGGACGAGTGGAAGTCGATCGTCAAGCAGTACGGCACGGTGTTCGCCGGCACCGACCTTCTCGCCTGGCTGCGGGAACGCGAGATCGACACCGTCACCCTCGTCGGCTACATGACGAACAACTGCGTGCTCGCCTCCGCCGCCGAAGCCGAGACCCACGGACTGGCAGCGGAGGTGCTCTCCGACGCCACCGGCGCGATCAGCATCGCCAATGAGGCGGGCTTCGTCGACGCGAAGACCGTCCACACCGCGCTGATGGCACTGTTCAACTCGAACTTCGCCGCCGTCACCGACACCGAGACCTGGTCCGACGCCGCCGCCGCCGGGCGGTCGCTGCCCAAGTCCGACCTCGGCACCTCCGCCGTGACGGGTGCGCAGCGCGCCTCGTCCACCTCGCGGTGA
- a CDS encoding 3-oxoacyl-ACP synthase III family protein, which produces MGVHVIGTGGYQPGEPIPTSRIEELVGPLPPEVAEGLSIHTRYWMIDPVTGEHNENNSDMAYKASKQALDTAGVDPAEVDLMILATGTPDYPLPGVVNMVQERLGLVRCATLEIRSGGAGVVQALDIARMYLEAGTYRTALIVGSETISPVLAPVFLGKDPDKIRMRERMPVYMFGDGAGAMVLRADDQPGGLLPGAMAAIGGDRKPGIWSVGGGTHAPIHEQLKAKRLVDLKVDVVGAGDFTPQMVIEAIGETIRNSKIDVHSIDLCLVPEGNVGWMLDSLIEQGLDTEDWKALDGKVFDALSEMGAVGCAAVPLFLDDAWRSGKITPGQRVMLVGVESTKWIYSGIVVDWTTPAPTGGA; this is translated from the coding sequence ATGGGCGTGCACGTCATTGGCACCGGGGGATACCAGCCCGGGGAGCCCATCCCGACCAGCCGGATCGAGGAACTGGTCGGCCCGCTACCGCCGGAGGTGGCGGAAGGCCTGTCGATCCACACCAGGTACTGGATGATCGACCCGGTCACCGGTGAGCACAACGAGAACAACTCGGACATGGCGTACAAGGCCAGCAAGCAGGCGTTGGACACCGCCGGGGTCGATCCGGCCGAAGTGGACCTGATGATCCTGGCCACCGGCACCCCGGACTACCCGCTGCCCGGCGTGGTCAACATGGTGCAGGAGCGGCTCGGCCTCGTCCGCTGCGCCACCCTGGAGATCCGCTCCGGCGGCGCCGGCGTGGTGCAGGCACTCGACATCGCCAGGATGTACTTGGAAGCGGGCACCTACAGGACCGCGCTGATCGTCGGCAGCGAGACGATCTCGCCGGTGCTGGCGCCGGTGTTCCTCGGCAAGGACCCGGACAAGATCCGGATGCGCGAGCGGATGCCGGTCTACATGTTCGGCGACGGCGCCGGTGCGATGGTGCTGCGGGCCGATGACCAGCCCGGCGGACTGCTGCCCGGTGCGATGGCCGCGATCGGTGGCGACCGCAAGCCCGGCATCTGGTCGGTCGGCGGCGGCACGCACGCGCCCATCCACGAGCAGCTCAAGGCGAAGCGCCTGGTGGACCTGAAGGTCGACGTGGTCGGCGCCGGCGACTTCACCCCGCAGATGGTGATCGAGGCGATCGGCGAGACCATCCGGAACAGCAAGATCGACGTGCACAGCATCGACCTGTGCCTGGTGCCGGAGGGCAACGTCGGCTGGATGCTGGACTCGCTGATCGAGCAGGGACTCGACACCGAGGACTGGAAGGCGTTGGACGGCAAGGTGTTCGACGCGCTCAGCGAGATGGGCGCGGTCGGCTGCGCCGCGGTCCCGCTGTTCCTGGACGACGCCTGGCGCAGCGGCAAGATCACGCCGGGTCAGCGCGTGATGCTGGTCGGCGTCGAGAGCACCAAGTGGATCTACAGCGGCATCGTCGTGGACTGGACCACCCCGGCGCCGACCGGCGGTGCCTGA
- a CDS encoding phytoene desaturase family protein → MSGDSYDVIVVGSGLGGVSSAAILAKAGFRVLVLEQADGFGGLAHSFERDGRTFDSAIRIMAEGEMVIGLLDFLGVGDECELTPIDHLYQAEFPGMSLFAPAGIDGFTEAHIREFPAEADGIRTLFGLRRQMFLELARMPMRVTDPRLMDQLPELAPTLMRYRTATLQQVLDEHLRDPRLKAACSALWPYMGAPPSQLSFFAYSQFLGVLVDGPYYCMGSFQKLVDAFLAAVRRNGGDALTKAAVERIVVTDGKVTGVRTEDGREFQASVVISNADARQTFDTLIGAEHLPERFVKRVNRMVPSMSACCVYATTTQDVTEYLHAHETFKYNHWDHEDTWRDVLGGARPAGMSLSVMTMMDESLAKPGEHMLIATAVAPYRRGDGKNWWEERDRYADALLGEFETLVPGLRDNLTSLQAGTPLTIERFTRNYQGATYGWALTPNQIGGKRLAHEAPVDGLFLCGHWTEEGPASFRVVLSGMNAAREVLARFGSSLEVPTFKPDDVPALAL, encoded by the coding sequence ATGAGCGGCGACAGTTACGACGTCATAGTCGTCGGCAGTGGCCTCGGTGGTGTGTCCTCGGCCGCGATCCTGGCCAAGGCGGGCTTCCGGGTGCTGGTGCTGGAGCAGGCGGACGGGTTCGGCGGCCTCGCGCACAGCTTCGAGCGTGACGGCAGGACGTTCGACTCGGCGATCCGGATCATGGCCGAGGGCGAGATGGTCATCGGCCTGCTCGACTTCCTCGGCGTCGGGGACGAGTGCGAGCTGACCCCGATCGACCACCTGTACCAGGCCGAGTTCCCCGGCATGAGCCTGTTCGCCCCGGCGGGCATCGACGGGTTCACCGAGGCGCACATCCGCGAGTTCCCGGCCGAGGCCGACGGTATCCGGACGCTGTTCGGGCTGCGGCGGCAGATGTTCCTGGAACTGGCCAGGATGCCGATGCGGGTGACCGACCCCCGGCTGATGGACCAACTGCCCGAGTTGGCCCCGACCCTGATGCGGTACCGGACGGCGACCTTGCAGCAGGTGCTCGACGAGCACCTGCGCGATCCTCGGCTCAAGGCGGCTTGCTCGGCGCTGTGGCCGTACATGGGCGCACCGCCGTCGCAGCTCTCGTTCTTCGCGTACTCGCAGTTCCTCGGCGTGCTGGTGGACGGCCCGTACTACTGCATGGGCAGCTTCCAGAAGCTGGTCGACGCGTTCCTCGCCGCGGTGCGCCGCAACGGTGGCGACGCGCTGACCAAGGCCGCGGTCGAGCGGATCGTGGTGACCGACGGCAAGGTCACCGGGGTGCGCACCGAGGACGGCCGCGAGTTCCAGGCGTCGGTGGTGATCTCCAACGCCGACGCGCGCCAGACGTTCGACACGCTCATCGGCGCCGAGCACCTGCCCGAGCGGTTCGTCAAGCGCGTCAACCGAATGGTGCCGTCCATGTCGGCCTGTTGCGTCTACGCCACCACGACCCAGGACGTCACCGAGTACCTGCACGCGCACGAGACGTTCAAGTACAACCACTGGGACCACGAGGACACGTGGCGCGACGTGCTCGGCGGCGCCCGCCCGGCCGGGATGTCGTTGAGCGTCATGACCATGATGGACGAGTCGCTGGCGAAGCCGGGCGAGCACATGCTGATCGCCACCGCGGTCGCGCCCTACCGGCGTGGTGACGGCAAGAACTGGTGGGAGGAAAGGGATCGCTACGCCGACGCGCTGCTCGGCGAGTTCGAGACGCTGGTACCCGGGCTGCGCGACAACCTGACGTCGTTGCAGGCCGGGACCCCGCTGACGATCGAGCGGTTCACCCGCAACTACCAGGGCGCGACCTACGGCTGGGCGTTGACGCCGAACCAGATCGGTGGCAAGCGCCTCGCGCACGAGGCGCCGGTGGACGGGTTGTTCCTGTGCGGGCACTGGACGGAGGAGGGCCCGGCGTCATTCCGGGTGGTGCTCTCCGGGATGAACGCCGCGCGTGAGGTGCTGGCCAGGTTCGGCTCGTCCCTCGAGGTGCCGACGTTCAAGCCGGACGACGTGCCGGCGCTCGCGCTCTAG
- a CDS encoding cytochrome P450 yields the protein MSSTLAPPSPRGAPIIGNIREIQRDNIGAFMSAFRDHGDVIRFKGPLKIDLFAHPDHVKRVLQDEHRNYPRPVKVQGCLQTIVGTGLVAAEGGFWRRSRRLAQPAFHREVLEQFADTFVQGTAELIESWERKVDSGTPIDVKSAMMNLSLTNLARALFRTDWSTEFGQIEPAVAEALRYTHKRMTSPVDPYKIPGPARNRFDGALKTINSVLYPLIEERRRNGGSDDLVSLLLNAKDDESGTTFTDDQIRDEVSGFFVAGHETVSSAFTWTWYLLSRNPDVWRKVRAEAIEVLGDRTPTVADLPKLTYTTMVLQESMRLYPPIFVYMRCADQDDEVGGFHIPKGRWVVVCPYVTHRHPDFWENPDGFDPERFTPERMAARHRMAYLPFGAGPRKCIGDSFAMVQMPLAVAMIARRFRLDLVDGQTVVPEPAISLRPRDPLYMRLRSAEEAH from the coding sequence ATGTCGTCAACACTCGCCCCACCGAGTCCGCGCGGCGCGCCGATCATCGGCAACATCAGGGAGATCCAGCGGGACAACATCGGGGCGTTCATGTCCGCGTTCCGCGACCACGGCGACGTGATCCGGTTCAAGGGGCCGCTGAAGATCGACCTGTTCGCCCACCCCGACCACGTCAAGCGCGTGCTCCAGGACGAGCACCGCAACTACCCGCGCCCGGTCAAGGTGCAGGGCTGTCTCCAGACCATCGTCGGCACCGGGTTGGTGGCCGCCGAGGGCGGGTTCTGGCGGCGCTCGCGCAGGCTCGCCCAGCCCGCGTTCCACCGGGAGGTGCTGGAGCAGTTCGCGGACACGTTCGTGCAGGGCACCGCCGAGCTGATCGAGTCCTGGGAGCGCAAGGTCGACTCCGGGACGCCGATCGACGTCAAGTCGGCGATGATGAACCTGTCGCTGACCAACCTGGCCAGGGCGCTGTTCCGCACCGACTGGTCCACCGAGTTCGGGCAGATCGAGCCCGCGGTCGCGGAGGCGTTGCGGTACACGCACAAGCGGATGACCTCGCCGGTGGACCCGTACAAGATCCCCGGCCCGGCGCGTAACCGGTTCGACGGCGCGCTGAAGACGATCAACTCGGTGCTGTACCCGCTGATCGAGGAGCGCCGGCGCAACGGCGGCAGCGACGACCTGGTCAGCCTGCTGCTGAACGCCAAGGACGACGAGAGCGGCACGACGTTCACCGACGACCAGATCCGGGACGAGGTGAGCGGGTTCTTCGTCGCCGGGCACGAGACGGTGTCCTCGGCGTTCACCTGGACCTGGTACCTGCTCTCGCGCAACCCGGACGTGTGGCGCAAGGTCCGCGCCGAGGCGATCGAGGTGCTCGGCGACCGGACACCGACCGTCGCCGACCTGCCGAAGCTGACGTACACCACCATGGTGTTGCAGGAGTCCATGCGGCTGTACCCGCCGATCTTCGTCTACATGCGTTGCGCGGACCAGGACGACGAGGTGGGCGGGTTCCACATCCCCAAGGGCCGCTGGGTCGTCGTCTGCCCGTACGTCACGCACCGGCACCCCGACTTCTGGGAGAACCCGGACGGGTTCGACCCGGAGCGGTTCACCCCGGAGCGCATGGCGGCCCGGCACCGGATGGCGTACCTGCCGTTCGGCGCCGGTCCGCGCAAGTGCATCGGGGACAGCTTCGCCATGGTGCAGATGCCGTTGGCGGTGGCCATGATCGCCCGCCGGTTCCGGCTCGACCTCGTCGACGGGCAGACGGTGGTGCCGGAGCCCGCGATCTCGCTGCGTCCGCGTGACCCGCTCTACATGCGACTGCGATCCGCCGAGGAGGCGCACTGA
- a CDS encoding cytochrome P450, translated as MARQAPGPRGEPILGNARRFQKDILTALQEGRREHGDVVRFVGIGPLFPVFLVAGPEGIKHVLQDKHQIYPKTPFVSDRWRALVGDGLICSEGDFWRRQRRLAQPAFHRQLITSFGQVMVDTTEEMLGEWDRSERSGATVDITSEMTRLALGVLGQALFAANWRADAKVMEHAVHVAIGEAYRKFEKFVSLPEWVPTPANRKFREAKADLDKIIYRVIRDRQADKGEHPNDLLESLMLATEDDGTGMTVEQVRNEVMTFMFGGHETVASGLTWALFLLSRHPEVTRKLMSEVDAVLGDRQPTVDDLAAMPYLECVVRESLRLYPPVSLISRTPTEDDEIAGYHVPKGSMVLLSAFVTHRHPEHWPNPEGFDPDRWADGKADGRHRYSWWPFSGGPRKCIGDAFGLMEMQLVIAMIVSRFQVSLIPGQPVLPRPGLTLGQQEPVLATLTKRSVRADAVPAPVPVEPVAARCPVMHD; from the coding sequence ATGGCCAGGCAGGCACCGGGGCCCAGGGGCGAGCCGATCCTGGGCAACGCCCGCAGGTTCCAGAAGGACATCCTCACCGCGTTGCAGGAGGGCAGGCGCGAGCACGGCGACGTCGTCCGGTTCGTCGGGATCGGACCGCTGTTCCCGGTGTTCCTGGTCGCCGGGCCGGAGGGCATCAAGCACGTCCTCCAGGACAAGCACCAGATCTACCCGAAGACGCCGTTCGTCAGCGACCGCTGGCGGGCGCTGGTCGGCGACGGGCTGATCTGCAGCGAGGGCGACTTCTGGCGGCGGCAGCGGAGGCTGGCGCAGCCCGCGTTCCACCGGCAGTTGATCACCAGCTTCGGTCAGGTGATGGTCGACACCACCGAGGAGATGCTCGGCGAGTGGGACCGCTCGGAGCGTTCGGGCGCCACGGTCGACATCACCTCGGAGATGACCAGGCTGGCGCTCGGCGTGCTCGGGCAGGCGCTGTTCGCGGCGAACTGGCGGGCCGACGCCAAGGTGATGGAACACGCGGTGCACGTCGCGATCGGTGAGGCGTACCGCAAGTTCGAGAAGTTCGTCAGCTTGCCGGAGTGGGTGCCGACCCCGGCCAACCGCAAGTTCCGGGAGGCCAAGGCCGACCTGGACAAGATCATCTACCGGGTCATCCGGGACCGGCAGGCAGACAAGGGCGAGCACCCGAACGACCTGCTGGAGTCGCTGATGCTGGCGACTGAGGACGACGGCACCGGGATGACCGTCGAGCAGGTGCGCAACGAGGTCATGACGTTCATGTTCGGCGGCCACGAGACGGTCGCCTCCGGACTGACCTGGGCGCTGTTCCTGCTGTCCCGCCATCCCGAGGTGACGAGGAAGCTGATGTCCGAAGTGGACGCCGTGCTCGGTGATCGGCAGCCGACGGTCGACGACCTGGCGGCGATGCCGTACCTGGAGTGCGTGGTGCGGGAGTCGCTGCGCCTGTACCCGCCGGTGTCGCTGATCTCCCGCACGCCGACCGAGGACGACGAGATCGCCGGGTACCACGTGCCGAAGGGGTCGATGGTGCTGCTGTCGGCGTTCGTCACGCACCGGCACCCGGAGCACTGGCCGAACCCGGAGGGCTTCGACCCGGACCGCTGGGCCGACGGCAAGGCCGACGGCAGGCACCGGTACTCGTGGTGGCCGTTCTCCGGCGGCCCGCGCAAGTGCATCGGCGACGCGTTCGGGCTGATGGAGATGCAGCTGGTGATCGCGATGATCGTCAGCAGGTTCCAGGTGTCGCTGATCCCGGGGCAGCCGGTCCTGCCTCGACCAGGGCTCACCCTGGGACAGCAGGAGCCGGTGCTGGCCACGCTGACCAAGCGGTCGGTGCGGGCCGACGCCGTGCCCGCACCGGTCCCGGTCGAGCCCGTCGCGGCTCGCTGTCCGGTCATGCACGACTGA